GATTTACCATGGTCTATATGTGCAATAATCGAGAAATTGCGAATTTGTTGTTGTCTTTTCTGAACGTCAGTCATTCCTTACCCCCACAGACAGCCTGATATTAATCCACTTATTATAACAGTACAAGCTTACTCCATCAATCCCGCCCTTACGTAAAACAGAAGAAACAGCTATTCACGTACCCGTGAAATAACTGTTTCTCCTGAAATCATTGTGATTCTTCCGCCGAATCGAACAATGAGACTACCCAGCGTATGCCCTTTTGAGAAGCCTGCTGCAGAAGGCCTGCCGTTTTATCCGCTATCACATCGACTGTCGGCTTTTGTTCCTCAGGAATCAAAATCTGCTCTGGAGTTTTCGTATTATACCCATCTACCACCTTCTGAGGAAGATCTGTAGTTGGCGCAGGATTGCTATTCTGAGGCAATGGAGAAACAGGCGTATATGCACCTGTGAGAGGGTCGATCACCATCGGAACATACACATAAGTCTGCCCACCTTGTGTAACCCCATTCTTAATCGGCTGTGATTGCATGCCCGTCACTTGACTGGTTGGCGTAGTCGATAGGTCGATCCAGCCTGGCAGTAGCTTAGAGACGGTTGCCCCTCCGCTGCCACTAAACTGCATACCTAAGAGTATGCCGACCCCTGCCCAAATACCGACCATAACCAGTTTTTTACCGAAACGAGACATGTAAGCCACTCCTTTTTAAATACTTGGTAATAAAGCTGTTTATTCTAAATTAAATGTCTGTAGCTCAAGAAGCTCCGTTCGACTTTTGAGGTGCTGTAGCATTGGTTTGTCCCTTGCTCTCTTGGGTTGTGGGATTCGTCGCCTTGCCAGCAGCGTTTACCTTCTCCGAGTCATGACTGCTCCAGTACACATCCGCAATAGCGTCTGCCAAAATATCAGCCGTACGCTTTAATTCCTCTGCTGTATTATCAATACCGCCCACCTCAATCAAGACACTGTTAGGTGAGAGGGTTTGGTTGTACTCCCCGTTGTTTCCTTTACCCGCAGCTTTTCCCCATATTCCGCGAGATATTCCTGGGTAACTCTTTTCAATCGTTTGATGAATCTTGTTCGCAAACTCTTCGTTCTTCTTCCAATCTTTATTCGCATGTCCAATAATAAAATACACCTGAGCGTAACTTTTCCCATCAATCACTGCAGTTGTTTTGCCATGACGCTGCGAGTCGCGGTGAATGTCGATAAGTTCACTCATTTCTTGATTTGAGCTCATCGCAGATTTAACCAGCATTCGAGAGTATTTGTAGGAAAAATTCCAGTTATAGTCGGCAATTTTTGTTAGAAAATCTTCTTTGGCATGAACTGTACCAATCCCGCGTTGTTCCAATCTTTTCGTAATATATGATCCTACCAGCATTACATTTTTAGTTGAAACCGCAGAGCTTGGATTTTCGTTCGCTACTCCTAGTAGAGGGTTATAGGCCTCCCGAGGATGTGAATGATAGATAAGGATCCGTTTAACTGAGGTGTCCTTGGTATTATCTGTCTCGCTTTGCGGATCACTCTTATCCGTACCTCCCGCAGCTCCTGATGGCTCAGGAGACGGAGCTATTGTCGCTTCAGGCTGCTGTGCTGGAGTATCTTCGGGCTTGTCCACTTCGTTTGGAACCGATGGATCAACCTCTTCCCCTCCACCTTCAGCCAGTTCATCCGTTCCCGGATGATAATCAACAGGAGCTCCTGTAGAGCCACCCGAGCCTTTTCGCAAAAGAAATGGATCATCCGCTGCCAAGCCTGGCACTTCACGAGAAACTAGACTCTTCGGATCACTTGGATTCACACTGGTCAGTAATTGAAATACAAAGGAAGTTACTTTTTCACCTGAAAAAGCGGAAGGCTCTTTCCCTTGCGGTAAATGGGGGACCTCCATCCCCAACAGCTCCATGAAAAATCCACTCGATAGGGAGGCCGCAAGCCCCTTCATAGATGGAATGGGTGAAGAGTTCAACTTCTGTCCGGCCAATCCACCAGCGCCAAGCAGCATGAAAAATACTAGCGAACCTCCGGCCAACAGCAGCATCGTTCTTCCCAGCGATAAAGCATCCAGCACTCTTCCACGTAAACGGCCGATGTTCCAAAGCTGAAACCATTTTTTATTCATTATATTTATGTCCTCCTCCAGCCCTCTGTAATCTCTTATACTCCAAATCTATGAGCGAAAGAGAAATAGTAGAACCCTAAATGAGAGAATAGACATAGAGTCCGGCGAGATACTGTACATCAGCATCCCGCCGGACTTGTGCTAGCTATGATTCAATTAGTGGGTATAAGCGCCGACATTCTCAGGATCGACCGCATCATGCAGGGCCGCGTTCAGACCACTGGCTACAATATTGGCGATGCCTTCAATAAATTCATCGATTTCCTTAGGTGTAACGATCAAATCATGTCCTAGTGGCTCAAGTACTTCCTTCACTAATGACAATCGTTCCTGCTCAGAAATATCGTCTAGCATCCCCATAATTTCCTTGGTGTGACCAGCTCCTTGCCCGAAATGATTCTTCATCATCTCCAGTACATTATTTACAATGGTCGAAGCATAGCAAACTGTAGGAACACCGATAGCAATACAAGGAACACCCAGAATTTCCTGCGTCAATCCGCGCCGTTTATTGCCAATCCCCGAACCGGGGTGGATACCGATGTCGGCAATTTGAATCGTCGTATTGATCCGTTCAAGCGAACGAGATGCCAGCGCATCAATGGCAATAATAAGATCCGGCTTTGTACGATCCACGATCCCCTGTACAACCTCACTCGACTCGATACCGGTCAACCCTAACACCCCGGGAGCAATAGCACTTACCTTACGGTAGCCTGGAGAGACCTGATCCGGCACGAGCTCATAAAATTGCCGAGTAATGAGCGCATTCTCCACCACCAGCGGCCCCAATGAATCTGGAGTCACATTCCAGTTCCCCAATCCAACAATTAGTACAGATGCATCCTTACCAATCCCAATCCTAGTCAGGAAGTCCTCGAATTCGCGAGCAAAGACTTCAGCTACTTTTTGCTGCAAGCCAGTATCTCCATTGCGCAATGCTGGTACCTCAAGCGTGACATAATTTCCAATCGCGCGACCTATCGCCTGTGATCCGGCAGCGTTAGCCACACCAAGCCGGGTAACTTTTATCCCATCAGACTCTTCCACTTCTTCGTTTACACCAGGGATTGGCGTCCTTTGTGGCCCTTGAGCCATTTCCTTTGCCTCTAACGCCAAGTCCGTGCGTACCGAATATAGCTGCAGATCCGGTTCCATTGTTCCAGCCTCCTAAAAGTTTTGTTAGTATCGCTCCATTGAATTACTTCGGACAAAACTCACATCGGAAGCGATACTTAGTTTTGTGAGTAGACACTTCTTTGAGTTACTTCTAACAAAAACTCAAATTGCAAGCTTCTGCCTATGCTCTTTTGTCGATAGTGTGCGAGAGAAAGCCCTTGTTTATGCAGGTTAAAATGGTTTAATTTGAAAGCTTTAAGTATTGCTTTTTACTACCGGTCATGCTAAACTATTTTAAGTTGTGAATCATTTGATAATGATTTCGAATGTCTTACAGGAGGTGAATGCAATGCCAAATATTAAATCCGCGGTTAAACGCGTAAACACGAACGAAAAACGCCGTGCACTGAACGCTTCCCAAAAATCCGCGCTTCGTACAGCTGTGAAAACTGCTGATGTAGCACTGACAGGTACGGAAGTTGAAACTGCTCAAGCTGCTTTCCAAGCTGCTTCCAAAAAGCTGGACAAGGCCGTAACTAAAGGTCTGGTTCATAAAAATGCGGCTGCCCGCAAAAAATCCCGCTTGGCGAAGAAATTGAACGCTCTTAAGGCTCAAGCCTAAGACGACATTCATAATGAGCAATTGAAGAACCTGACCGCTATGTTTCATACGGTTGGGTTTTTTTGTGCCTACTATTCTATAAATATAAGTAATAGTTTCCTTTAGACGTTAGTTGAATGAAAAAAAAACCACCTTAGAAAGGTAGTTTTCTTAAACGATCAACTTTTCTCTTTTGAATAAGTTACTTTCATTCCGATTAGGCATTTTTCATAGATGGATCATCTCCATATACTTTTTCCACTGCTTAGTTCAAGTACCTAGCCGCAACATAAACAACTCCAGACCAAGCACTTTATCTATAGCTCCTGTCTTCATCTTATAATCCAGATCAGCTAGTGCACTTAAAATTTGCCGCAGACGTTCACTTGAGAACTTGTGGGCCTGCTCCCCTGCAAGCTTTACTGCATAAGGATGAAGTCCAATCTGAGAGGCAATCTGACCTTGCGAATAACTATGTGCTGATAAATCCTTCACCTGTAAAATAATTCGGAACTGCCGCGCAACCAGCGCAGCAATCTTAATGGGTTCTTCTCGCTGCTTCAACAGCTCATACAGCGTATCAAGCGCCTTATCTAGACGCAGATTAGCGATATCCTCTACAAGTGTAAACACATTTTGTTCCGTTCCGCGATGCACCAGACTCTCTACTGCTTCTGCGTCTACGGTTCCGCCCTTACCAGCGAACAAACATAGCTTGTCCATTTCCGCGGATAAGCCCTGCAAACCTGTCCCGGCATTAGTGATAAGAATCTCTGCGGTGCCAGGTGCCATCGTACACCCCCGCTCACGAATCCCTTTCTCTACCCAGCGCAGCAGTTCTTCTGCCCCTAGCGGGTTGAAAGCTAATACCGTACCCGCCGTTTTAACAGTCTTCACAATTTTCTTACGCTCGTCCAGCTTGTCACTATTCACCATAAAGACGATCACACTGAAATCTACAGGATGCTGCAAATAATCACTTAAAATATCTATACGATGCTCAAGTTTGGCATTTTCTTTTCCCGCTGTAAATAACGATGCGTCCCGCACCAGCAATAATTTACGTTCTACCATAAAAGGTACAGTCTCAGCTTCTTCTACCACAGCCTGCACCGGCGTCTCAGAGAGATCAAAGGGAATAACCGCAAAATCGCGATCCTCTTTGGCAATCAGCTGGTCTTCCAGCAATGCCGCGAATTCATTCATTCGAAATTTTTCACTGCCGTACAAAAGGTACAGCGGTGAGATTTTCCCTTGTTTGATTTCTTTTATCGCCGTTTTGGCATCCATTCCGCCACTTCCTTTTCCATTCATCTAGCCCAATTTGCCCAGATTCCTATTGTAGCAAAAAAAACGACATAAATGCACATGCAAAAACGGAGAAACTCTGGCAGCCATGGCCAAAGCCCCTCCGTTTAAGCGGCGCATCTATATAAACGCCGGAGTGAGAAGCCCTAGAAACTTCCCATCCGACGGTCATACCGATGTTCTTCAAATCCTATACTTTCTAGTTCCTGTCCGGTTGCTATAGTATATTCTGAAACTTCGAAAAATGTTCCAGCCTCAATTTAATTTGTTGACGTTGAAGATGGAGTCTTCGATGGTGTCGCCCCAGGTGATGTAACCGGCGTTGAAGAAGCTGCTGCTTCCTGTACAGTGTACACCTTAGTGGTATTCACACCATCTTTCTCCGTCACATACGTGAACTGCGAGCTATCCGCCGACCATTCTCCAGAAATCCAATTCCCTACTAATGGATAAGAAGTCACTGCTATCCTATCGTCCACTGAACCTTCGGGTGAATTCTTATAAATAACAAGCTGTAATCCAGCAAACTCAACGGCATAATGCCCATCAGGGGAAGTCCAAGTCTGTACATTAGAATCATTAGAATCATTAGAAATGTTAAAACCCATAACGCCCATTCCGAAGTCATCAGAAGTCTTTAATGATTCCTCCGTAGGTGGCGCTGAATCAGCTGCGATCCTTTTATCTATAGAAGCAGGTTGATCCTTCTTATCCGCTTTGGGCTGATTATTACCGCCAGCACTAGTATCCGGAGTTTGAACTTTCGTTACAGTATCCGGCTTCGGCGTCATAATCTTCTCCGTAGGATTGGGCTTCACATTATTTGTTGGTTCTGGTATCGACCGTCCTCCAGATCCAGCATTAGTTTCTGTTGGAGAAGTCGGCATCGACGCAGGGTCTACCGGCCCCATCGCTCTATCTAATGCAGCGTTATCTTCATTCACATCAGGAGCAGCTGGTAGAGCCCCCGAATCCGTTCCGCTATTAGCAGGCGCAGCCTCATATGATTCAGCAGAAGTAGAGGTTTGCGATTCAATAGCCATATTATTAGCACTATCGCTGGTCGCTTTACTACTATCCTGCATCATTTGTTCTACCTCTGCCCCAGGCATTTTATCCGGCATATTAAAAATAGCGATCCCTAATATTACGGCAGCTGCGATA
This genomic stretch from Paenibacillus sp. FSL H7-0737 harbors:
- a CDS encoding stage II sporulation protein P yields the protein MNKKWFQLWNIGRLRGRVLDALSLGRTMLLLAGGSLVFFMLLGAGGLAGQKLNSSPIPSMKGLAASLSSGFFMELLGMEVPHLPQGKEPSAFSGEKVTSFVFQLLTSVNPSDPKSLVSREVPGLAADDPFLLRKGSGGSTGAPVDYHPGTDELAEGGGEEVDPSVPNEVDKPEDTPAQQPEATIAPSPEPSGAAGGTDKSDPQSETDNTKDTSVKRILIYHSHPREAYNPLLGVANENPSSAVSTKNVMLVGSYITKRLEQRGIGTVHAKEDFLTKIADYNWNFSYKYSRMLVKSAMSSNQEMSELIDIHRDSQRHGKTTAVIDGKSYAQVYFIIGHANKDWKKNEEFANKIHQTIEKSYPGISRGIWGKAAGKGNNGEYNQTLSPNSVLIEVGGIDNTAEELKRTADILADAIADVYWSSHDSEKVNAAGKATNPTTQESKGQTNATAPQKSNGAS
- the gpr gene encoding GPR endopeptidase: MEPDLQLYSVRTDLALEAKEMAQGPQRTPIPGVNEEVEESDGIKVTRLGVANAAGSQAIGRAIGNYVTLEVPALRNGDTGLQQKVAEVFAREFEDFLTRIGIGKDASVLIVGLGNWNVTPDSLGPLVVENALITRQFYELVPDQVSPGYRKVSAIAPGVLGLTGIESSEVVQGIVDRTKPDLIIAIDALASRSLERINTTIQIADIGIHPGSGIGNKRRGLTQEILGVPCIAIGVPTVCYASTIVNNVLEMMKNHFGQGAGHTKEIMGMLDDISEQERLSLVKEVLEPLGHDLIVTPKEIDEFIEGIANIVASGLNAALHDAVDPENVGAYTH
- the rpsT gene encoding 30S ribosomal protein S20, translated to MPNIKSAVKRVNTNEKRRALNASQKSALRTAVKTADVALTGTEVETAQAAFQAASKKLDKAVTKGLVHKNAAARKKSRLAKKLNALKAQA
- the holA gene encoding DNA polymerase III subunit delta; this encodes MDAKTAIKEIKQGKISPLYLLYGSEKFRMNEFAALLEDQLIAKEDRDFAVIPFDLSETPVQAVVEEAETVPFMVERKLLLVRDASLFTAGKENAKLEHRIDILSDYLQHPVDFSVIVFMVNSDKLDERKKIVKTVKTAGTVLAFNPLGAEELLRWVEKGIRERGCTMAPGTAEILITNAGTGLQGLSAEMDKLCLFAGKGGTVDAEAVESLVHRGTEQNVFTLVEDIANLRLDKALDTLYELLKQREEPIKIAALVARQFRIILQVKDLSAHSYSQGQIASQIGLHPYAVKLAGEQAHKFSSERLRQILSALADLDYKMKTGAIDKVLGLELFMLRLGT
- a CDS encoding anti-sigma factor family protein, producing MKCAEVMEWMHRYIDQDLSQDEIVEMFRHIDNCPSCAEVFERLTLLSKELEQLPDVKPPFSLVDSILPQLAELDRSSREQSAVRTEEPVVVPFSRESSRGKPSKGTSIAARTGIGAIAAAVILGIAIFNMPDKMPGAEVEQMMQDSSKATSDSANNMAIESQTSTSAESYEAAPANSGTDSGALPAAPDVNEDNAALDRAMGPVDPASMPTSPTETNAGSGGRSIPEPTNNVKPNPTEKIMTPKPDTVTKVQTPDTSAGGNNQPKADKKDQPASIDKRIAADSAPPTEESLKTSDDFGMGVMGFNISNDSNDSNVQTWTSPDGHYAVEFAGLQLVIYKNSPEGSVDDRIAVTSYPLVGNWISGEWSADSSQFTYVTEKDGVNTTKVYTVQEAAASSTPVTSPGATPSKTPSSTSTN